A single genomic interval of Mycobacterium sp. DL592 harbors:
- a CDS encoding formylglycine-generating enzyme family protein, translated as MTNDLVWIPAQTAALGSDHHYPEESPVRQVAVEGFWIQSRQVTNAEFAEFVDATSYVTVAERPLDPADYPGAPAENLLPGSMVFHRTSGPVDLRHLSQWWTWTPGASWRRPVGPLSSIDKRADHPVAHVAYEDAEAFAAWAGLALPTEAEWETAARGGLDRTVYTWGDEPEGPGQRLANYWHGEFPWRPEPGYGRTSPVGSFPPNGYGLFDMAGNVWEWTNDWYADTRAGDPCCEAGSYDPAQPQFKVPRKVIKGGSFLCADNYCLRYRPAARRPQMIDTGMSHIGFRCVKR; from the coding sequence GTGACAAACGACCTCGTGTGGATCCCGGCGCAGACCGCCGCTCTCGGCTCCGATCACCATTACCCGGAGGAGAGCCCGGTCCGGCAGGTCGCGGTCGAGGGCTTCTGGATTCAGTCCCGCCAGGTCACCAACGCCGAGTTCGCCGAATTCGTCGACGCCACAAGCTATGTCACCGTCGCCGAGCGCCCGCTGGATCCTGCCGACTATCCCGGTGCGCCGGCTGAGAACCTGCTGCCGGGATCGATGGTGTTCCACCGCACCAGCGGCCCGGTGGACCTGCGGCACCTGAGCCAGTGGTGGACCTGGACGCCGGGAGCGTCGTGGCGCAGGCCGGTCGGACCGCTGTCGTCGATCGACAAACGTGCCGACCATCCCGTCGCGCACGTCGCCTACGAGGATGCCGAGGCCTTCGCCGCGTGGGCAGGACTTGCGCTGCCCACCGAAGCCGAATGGGAGACTGCCGCACGCGGCGGCCTCGACCGAACCGTCTACACCTGGGGAGACGAGCCGGAAGGGCCGGGCCAACGGCTGGCCAACTACTGGCACGGCGAGTTCCCGTGGCGACCGGAGCCCGGCTACGGGCGCACCTCGCCGGTCGGCAGCTTCCCTCCCAACGGCTACGGCCTGTTCGATATGGCGGGCAACGTCTGGGAGTGGACCAACGACTGGTACGCCGATACCCGAGCCGGCGACCCGTGCTGCGAGGCGGGTAGCTACGACCCCGCACAGCCGCAGTTCAAGGTTCCGCGCAAGGTGATCAAGGGCGGTTCCTTTCTCTGCGCCGACAACTACTGCCTGCGTTACCGGCCGGCCGCGCGGCGTCCCCAGATGATCGATACAGGTATGAGCCACATCGGTTTTCGGTGCGTCAAGCGGTAG
- a CDS encoding arylsulfatase yields the protein MSTPLDRTHLPLPDTPTGGIAGPTIADSVMPTIQPIRPPAGAPNIVIVLLDDVGFGATATFGGPVPTPTGDALAAEGLRYNRFHTTALCSPTRAALLTGRNHHVVNTGIITEYATGYDGYNSIIPKSAATVAETLRQNGYSTACFGKWHNTPVWEVSPAGPFDRWPTGMGFQEFYGFMGGESHQYKPGLYHGTTPIEAPDIEGYHLTTDLADQMIAWVGRQRTVSPDKPFFVYWAPGATHAPHHVAPEWSAPFAGQFDEGWDALREAIFARQKALGVIPDDALLTPRHESVPAWDDISPEHKKIGARLMEVYAGFMAHTDHEIGRIVTALKDMNEWDDTLFVYIIGDNGAAPAGGIEGVFNEMVSLNGLKEDVQVVLSKMDEFGGPKASNEYPVGFAWATCTPFQFTKQFASHFGGTRNPMIVTWPSRIADHGGLRSQFHHVIDIAPTLLEAAGIPAPEVVNGVAQKPLDGTSLAYTFDDAQAPDRRTTQYFEIMGIRGIYHEGWFACTYHGKILWKPGKAPAFSDDRWELYDLTRDFSQATDLAAEHPEKLAELKALFDDEARRNSVFPLDDRGPARAMNARPTIMGDRTSISLEAGAIRMPEDIIRSTFNRSYSITADFAPNASGATEGVLFAAGGYFAGLSLYVQDGRPKFTYNYFGSTYTTIVGDDALPEGPTSLRLEFDYDGGGLGKGGLARLSVNDTEVGQARIEATVPLGFSADEGIDVGMDTGTPAADTYDDAYPFTGTIEMVTIALR from the coding sequence ATGAGCACACCACTGGATCGCACGCACCTGCCGCTGCCGGACACCCCGACCGGTGGCATTGCCGGGCCTACGATCGCCGACTCGGTGATGCCGACGATCCAGCCCATCCGGCCGCCTGCGGGGGCGCCCAACATCGTGATCGTCTTGCTCGACGACGTCGGCTTCGGTGCCACCGCGACCTTCGGGGGCCCGGTGCCCACCCCGACCGGTGACGCTCTGGCGGCAGAGGGATTGCGGTACAACCGGTTCCACACCACCGCGTTGTGCTCCCCCACCCGGGCCGCGTTGCTGACTGGCCGGAATCACCACGTCGTGAACACCGGCATCATCACCGAGTACGCGACCGGTTACGACGGCTACAACAGCATCATCCCGAAGTCGGCGGCCACGGTCGCCGAGACGCTGAGGCAGAACGGCTACAGCACAGCTTGTTTCGGCAAGTGGCACAACACTCCGGTGTGGGAGGTCAGTCCGGCCGGCCCCTTCGACCGGTGGCCCACCGGGATGGGGTTCCAGGAGTTCTACGGGTTCATGGGTGGTGAGTCGCACCAGTACAAGCCCGGTCTGTACCACGGAACCACCCCGATCGAGGCGCCTGATATCGAGGGCTACCACCTGACCACCGACCTCGCCGACCAGATGATCGCGTGGGTGGGCCGTCAGCGCACCGTGTCGCCCGACAAGCCGTTCTTCGTCTACTGGGCCCCGGGCGCCACCCACGCTCCGCACCACGTGGCCCCGGAGTGGAGCGCGCCCTTCGCCGGCCAGTTCGACGAGGGCTGGGATGCGTTGCGGGAGGCAATCTTTGCCCGCCAGAAGGCCCTTGGTGTCATCCCGGACGATGCGCTGCTCACCCCGCGCCACGAGTCCGTCCCGGCCTGGGACGACATCTCCCCCGAACACAAGAAGATCGGCGCCCGGCTGATGGAGGTCTACGCCGGGTTCATGGCGCACACCGATCACGAGATCGGGCGAATCGTCACCGCTCTGAAGGACATGAACGAATGGGACGACACCCTGTTCGTGTACATCATCGGTGACAACGGCGCCGCGCCCGCGGGTGGAATCGAGGGCGTGTTCAACGAGATGGTCTCGCTCAACGGCCTCAAAGAGGACGTGCAGGTCGTGCTGTCGAAGATGGACGAGTTCGGCGGCCCGAAGGCCAGTAATGAGTACCCGGTGGGATTCGCGTGGGCGACGTGCACGCCGTTTCAGTTCACCAAGCAGTTCGCCAGCCACTTCGGCGGCACCCGCAACCCGATGATCGTGACCTGGCCTAGCCGCATCGCCGACCACGGCGGGCTGCGGTCACAGTTTCACCACGTCATCGACATCGCGCCCACCCTGCTCGAGGCCGCCGGCATCCCGGCACCTGAGGTGGTCAACGGTGTGGCGCAGAAGCCGCTCGACGGAACCAGCCTGGCGTATACCTTTGACGACGCGCAGGCTCCAGATCGCCGGACCACCCAGTACTTCGAGATCATGGGTATCCGCGGGATCTATCACGAGGGCTGGTTCGCCTGCACCTACCACGGCAAGATTCTGTGGAAGCCGGGCAAGGCGCCGGCGTTCTCCGATGACCGCTGGGAGCTCTACGACCTCACCCGCGACTTCAGCCAAGCGACCGACCTTGCCGCGGAGCACCCGGAGAAGCTGGCCGAACTCAAGGCGCTGTTCGACGACGAGGCCCGACGAAACTCCGTGTTCCCGTTGGATGACCGCGGCCCGGCACGCGCTATGAATGCGCGGCCGACGATCATGGGCGATCGCACCTCGATCTCTCTGGAGGCCGGGGCGATCCGGATGCCCGAGGACATCATCCGCAGTACCTTCAACCGGTCCTATTCGATCACTGCGGACTTCGCCCCCAACGCCTCCGGCGCGACCGAGGGGGTGTTGTTCGCCGCCGGCGGCTACTTCGCCGGGCTGTCGCTCTATGTCCAGGACGGGCGTCCAAAGTTCACCTACAACTACTTCGGATCCACCTACACCACCATCGTCGGCGACGATGCCCTGCCTGAGGGCCCAACATCGCTGCGTCTCGAATTCGACTACGACGGTGGCGGTCTCGGCAAAGGAGGCCTTGCGCGGTTATCGGTCAATGACACCGAGGTGGGCCAGGCCCGCATCGAGGCGACCGTCCCGTTGGGCTTCAGCGCCGACGAGGGAATCGACGTCGGTATGGACACCGGCACGCCGGC